The Setaria italica strain Yugu1 chromosome IX, Setaria_italica_v2.0, whole genome shotgun sequence genome has a window encoding:
- the LOC101771080 gene encoding probable plastid-lipid-associated protein 3, chloroplastic — MAPLFAAASHASLIPLFSPDPAAARLVRGTLRSRTSGLRLRGAPRAAGRGRGRGRGSGGIPDEWGERSPPGAPEPPAQPDLPVDEDEWGGDTAEGNSRPIVVDEWGEPAEPEPEPEPEPPSAADPPSPSADNEWGKDPSAPAPAPAAEEVDEQAERREDLKRCLVDTVYGSELGFRASTEVRGEVVELVTQLEAVNPTPAPVEAPDLLDGNWILIYTAYSELLPILAAGATPFVKVKQISQEIDSKSMTIVNASTLTTPFASFSFSATASFEVQSPSRIEVQFKEGSFQPPAISSTVDLPEQVDIFGQKISLGPVQQVLNPLQQTFASIAGSISGQPPLKVQIPGNNRGRSWLLTTYLDKDFRISRGDGGLFILAKEGSPFLDQL; from the exons CGTCCCACGCGTCCCTCATCCCCCTCTTCTCCccggaccccgccgccgcccgcctggtCCGTGGCACCCTCAGGTCCCGCACCTcgggcctccgcctccgcggtgCCCCGAGGGCCGCCGGGCGtggacgcggccgcggccgcgggagcGGGGGCATCCCCGACGAGTGGGGTGAGCGCTCTCCGCCGGGCGCCCCCGAGCCCCCCGCGCAGCCCGACCTGCCCGTCGACGAGGACGAGTGGGGCGGCGACACCGCCGAGGGCAACTCGCGCCCCATCGTCGTCGACGAGTGGGGCGAGCCCgcggagcccgagcccgagcccgagcccgagccgccctccgccgcggaCCCGCCCAGCCCTTCCGCCGACAACGAGTGGGGGAAGGAtccctcggcgccggcgccggcgccggcggcggaggaggtggatgagcaggcggagaggagggaggaccTCAAGCGGTGCCTGGTGGACACGGTGTACGGCTCCGAGCTCGGGTTCCGGGCGTCCACGGAGGTCAGAGGGGAGGTCGTCGAGCTAGTCACCCAGCTCGAGGCGGTCAACCCCACGCCCGCACCCGTCGAGGCGCCGGATCTCCTCGACGGCAACTGGATCCTCAT ATATACAGCATATTCTGAACTCCTGCCTATTCTAGCTGCTGGGGCAACTCCTTTTGTGAAAGTAAAGCAGATATCCCAAGAAATTGACTCAAAAAGCATGACGATAGTCAATGCTTCAACCCTTACGACTCCATTCGCGTCATTTTCATTCAGTGCAACTGCCTCTTTTGAGGTTCAAAGTCCATCAAGGATAGAG GTCCAATTTAAGGAGGGGAGCTTTCAGCCTCCAGCGATATCATCAACAGTGGATCTACCTGAACAGGTCGATATATTCGGGCAGAAGATCAGCCTGGGGCCAGTCCAGCAGGTGCTGAACCCTTTGCAGCAAACGTTTGCTAGCATTGCAGGCTCCATTTCTGGACAGCCACCCCTCAAGGTACAGATTCCTGGCAACAATAGAGGCCGGTCGTGGCTCCTGACAACCTACCTGGACAAAGACTTCAGGATCTCAAGAGGTGATGGAGGCTTGTTCATTCTCGCTAAAGAGGGGAGCCCTTTCCTAGATCAATTGTAA